The window GTTGCTGTGTCTCGACCTGGGATTGCGGAGCGGAACGGCTGTGAAGATAAGCCCATCGCACTACGACCCGAACAGTGGAACTATCAGCTTCACGACGAAGAAACAATCAACACAAACGCTGCCAGTTACTCGCGAGATTGCAGTCATCTTTGCCACGTGCGAACGATGTCTGCCAGAGGTGCCGTATTACACCTTTCTGAGCGTGAGGCGCGGAGGCTGTCGTGTCAGCGTGGCTCTATCGTTCAAGCATCTTCTTCGCAGATGCGGATTGGACGACCGAATCAGGCCACACGACCTCCGACGCACAGCAGCGGAACGCGTCTATGCCGTCACGAAGGATATGCGCGACGTGCAAAGCGTTCTCGGACACAAGCGCCTAGCCAACACCATGCACTACCTCGACCGTGGGGGGCGTGGACTCAGCGTCGCCATCCTCGAACAGGCAAAGATTTTGCACAAGCCAACGGAGGTCATCCAGTGACCGCGAAAGAACAGGAACTCCTGCACCACAACGCAAGCATTCTGGCTGATCGTTGCGGTCATGCCATCG is drawn from Terriglobus sp. RCC_193 and contains these coding sequences:
- a CDS encoding tyrosine-type recombinase/integrase; translated protein: MHREVPQVQAPSPRTRTVTDAEVEVILSSASPAMRLFVLLCLDLGLRSGTAVKISPSHYDPNSGTISFTTKKQSTQTLPVTREIAVIFATCERCLPEVPYYTFLSVRRGGCRVSVALSFKHLLRRCGLDDRIRPHDLRRTAAERVYAVTKDMRDVQSVLGHKRLANTMHYLDRGGRGLSVAILEQAKILHKPTEVIQ